A region of Neovison vison isolate M4711 chromosome 7, ASM_NN_V1, whole genome shotgun sequence DNA encodes the following proteins:
- the LOC122912917 gene encoding olfactory receptor 4P4-like encodes MKNQRNISEFILLGLSYDQNIEIFCFVLFLFCYVALLAGNLLILVSIRCSSLFHQPMYYFLIHLSSMDICYTSTVTPKLIADLLVERKTISYSNCMLQIFTMHFFGGIEIFILTAMAFDRYAAICKPLHYVIIMNRKRCHLLVLAAWAGGAIHALPLFSTAISLPFCGPNEIDHYFCDVFPLLKVACTDTYITGVLVVAFSGMISLVTFIVLFFSYGIILFTLRNLSAEGRRKALSTCWSHVTVVILFFGPVIFIYLRPPTTFPEDKIFALFYTIIAPMFNPLIYTLRNSEMKKAVRKVWCSSLLSKEARS; translated from the coding sequence ATGAAAAACCAGAGAAACATCTCAGAATTCATACTTCTAGGACTTTCATATGACCAGAACATAGAAATATTTTGCTTCGTGCTCTTCTTATTCTGTTATGTTGCCCTGTTGGCAGGAAATCTTCTGATCCTTGTCTCCATTCGATGCAGTTCCCTTTTTCACCAACCCATGTACTACTTCCTCATCCACTTATCCTCTATGGACATCTGTTATACCTCTACAGTTACACCCAAGTTAATTGCTGACCTGTTAGTGGAAAGAAAAACCATCTCCTACAGTAATTGCATGTTACAGATCTTTACCATGCACTTTTTTGGAGGCATTGAGATCTTCATTCTTACTGCCATGGCCTTTGATCGCTATGCTGCCATCTGCAAACCCCTCCACTATGTGATTATCATGAACAGGAAAAGATGCCACCTCCTAGTCTTAGCTGCTTGGGCTGGTGGGGCCATCCATGCCTTACCTCTGTTTTCTACTGCAATTAGTTTGCCCTTCTGTGGTCCCAATGAAATCGATCACTACTTCTGTGATGTTTTTCCTTTGCTAAAGGTGGCCTGTACTGATACCTACATCACTGGTGTCCTTGTGGTTGCCTTTTCAGGTATGATTTCTTTAGTAAcctttattgtcttatttttttcttatgggaTAATATTGTTCACTTTAAGAAATCTCTCAGCTGAGGGAAGACGCAAAGCCCTCTCCACCTGTTGGTCTCATGTCACTGTGGTCATCTTATTTTTTGGACCTGTAATCTTTATCTACCTTAGACCACCTACTACTTTTCCTGAGGACAAAATATTTGCTCTATTTTACACCATCATTGCTCCTATGTTCAATCCCTTAATCTATACTCTGAGAAATTCAGAGATGAAAAAAGCAGTGAGAAAAGTTTGGTGCTCATCATTGCTTTCAAAGGAAGCACGCTCTTAA
- the LOC122912926 gene encoding olfactory receptor 4C46-like isoform X2, giving the protein MVNRNNVTEFILLGLTENPKMQKVIFFVFLVIYIVSVVANVLTVVTITTSPLLGSPMYFFLANLSFIDACYSSVNNPKLIIDSLREKKTTTFNACIIQIFGEHFIGGADVILLTVMAYDRYVAICKPLHYTTIMNRRVCGLLMGVAWVGGFLHGAIQILFIIPLPFCGPNVIDHFMCDLNPLLNLVCTDTHTLGLFVAANSGFICVLLFLLLIISYVVILHSLRNHSLEAKRKALSTCVSHITVVVLFFVPCLFVYMRPAATLSIDKAVAVFYTMITPMLNPLIYALRNDQMKNAIRKLWAQILKGNHQDE; this is encoded by the exons ATGGTGAATAGGAACAACGTGACAGAGTTTATTCTACTGGGGCTCACAGAGAATCCAAAGATGCAGAAAGTCATATTTTTCGTGTTTTTGGTCATTTACATAGTCTCTGTGGTAGCAAATGTGCTCACCGTGGTCACTATTACCACCAGCCCATTACTGGGGTcccccatgtactttttccttGCCAATCTCTCCTTCATTGATGCCTGTTACTCTTCTGTTAATAACCCTAAACTGATCATAGATTCACTCCGTGAAAAGAAGACCACCACATTCAATGCCTGTATAATCCAAATCTTTGGGGAACATTTCATTGGAGGTGCTGATGTCATCCTACTTActgtgatggcctatgaccgctatgtggccatctgcaagccattGCACTACACAACCATCATGAATCGGCGGGTGTGTGGCCTGTTAATGGGAGTGGCGTGGGTGGGAGGCTTTCTTCATGGAGCCATACAGATCCTCTTTATCATCCCTTTACCCTTCTGTGGCCCTAATGTCATAGATCACTTTATGTGTGATCTGAACCCTTTGCTCAATCTTGTCTGCACTGATACCCACACTCTAGGACTCTTCGTTGCTGCCAACAGTGGTTTCATCTGTGTCTTACTCTTCCTCCTCTTGATCATCTCCTATGTGGTCATTCTGCATTCCCTAAGGAACCACAGCTTGGAGGCAAAGCGCAAAGCCCTCTCCACCTGTGTGTCCCATATCACAGTGGTTGTCCTATTCTTTGTGCCCTGCTTATTTGTGTACATGAGACCTGCAGCTACTTTATCTATTGATAAAGCAGTTGCAGTGTTCTACACTATGATAACACCAATGTTAAATCCTTTAATATATGCCTTGAGAAATGACCAGATGAAAAACGCCATTAGGAAATTGT GGGCACAAATATTGAAAGGGAATCATCAGGATGAATAG
- the LOC122912926 gene encoding olfactory receptor 4C46-like isoform X1 translates to MNKYKLKNNVTEFILLGLTENPKMQKVIFFVFLVIYIVSVVANVLTVVTITTSPLLGSPMYFFLANLSFIDACYSSVNNPKLIIDSLREKKTTTFNACIIQIFGEHFIGGADVILLTVMAYDRYVAICKPLHYTTIMNRRVCGLLMGVAWVGGFLHGAIQILFIIPLPFCGPNVIDHFMCDLNPLLNLVCTDTHTLGLFVAANSGFICVLLFLLLIISYVVILHSLRNHSLEAKRKALSTCVSHITVVVLFFVPCLFVYMRPAATLSIDKAVAVFYTMITPMLNPLIYALRNDQMKNAIRKLCSRKVISSEK, encoded by the exons ATGAACAAGTATAAACTGAA GAACAACGTGACAGAGTTTATTCTACTGGGGCTCACAGAGAATCCAAAGATGCAGAAAGTCATATTTTTCGTGTTTTTGGTCATTTACATAGTCTCTGTGGTAGCAAATGTGCTCACCGTGGTCACTATTACCACCAGCCCATTACTGGGGTcccccatgtactttttccttGCCAATCTCTCCTTCATTGATGCCTGTTACTCTTCTGTTAATAACCCTAAACTGATCATAGATTCACTCCGTGAAAAGAAGACCACCACATTCAATGCCTGTATAATCCAAATCTTTGGGGAACATTTCATTGGAGGTGCTGATGTCATCCTACTTActgtgatggcctatgaccgctatgtggccatctgcaagccattGCACTACACAACCATCATGAATCGGCGGGTGTGTGGCCTGTTAATGGGAGTGGCGTGGGTGGGAGGCTTTCTTCATGGAGCCATACAGATCCTCTTTATCATCCCTTTACCCTTCTGTGGCCCTAATGTCATAGATCACTTTATGTGTGATCTGAACCCTTTGCTCAATCTTGTCTGCACTGATACCCACACTCTAGGACTCTTCGTTGCTGCCAACAGTGGTTTCATCTGTGTCTTACTCTTCCTCCTCTTGATCATCTCCTATGTGGTCATTCTGCATTCCCTAAGGAACCACAGCTTGGAGGCAAAGCGCAAAGCCCTCTCCACCTGTGTGTCCCATATCACAGTGGTTGTCCTATTCTTTGTGCCCTGCTTATTTGTGTACATGAGACCTGCAGCTACTTTATCTATTGATAAAGCAGTTGCAGTGTTCTACACTATGATAACACCAATGTTAAATCCTTTAATATATGCCTTGAGAAATGACCAGATGAAAAACGCCATTAGGAAATTGTGTAGTAGAAAAGTTATTtcaagtgagaaataa